Genomic DNA from Corynebacterium diphtheriae:
TGATGTGATTGATCGATCATTGCGTGCGCACAATGATGATGTGATCGCTGATGATCGGCTAGCGCGTATCCGCTCGGCTGTAACCACTTTTGGGTTCCATTTGTACACTCTCGATATCCGTCAGAATTCTGAGTCTTTTGAGGCTGTGATCGAGGAGGTATTCGCGGCAGCGCGTCGTGTACCCGGCGGTAAGCGTTATTCGGAGCTTGCTGAGGCAGAAAAGGTTGAGCTGCTTATCCAGGAGCTGCAAACTCCGCGTCCGCTGTTGTTCCCCGGCGCGCTTGAGGTCGAGGATGCGTTTAGCGCTGATACCACTAAGGAATTGGGGATTTTCTTAGCGGCGGCTCAGGCGGTGCGGGATTTCGGATCGCGGTCAATTGCGCATTGCATTATTTCGATGACGGCTACGGTGTCCGACATTTTGGAGCCTATGGTGCTTTTGAAGGAAGTCGGATTGCGTGATGTTGATGTGGTTCCGCTTTTTGAGACTATCGACGATCTTCGCTGCGGTGCTGCTATTTTGCGCGAGCTGTGGTCGCATCCGTTTTATCGTGAGCATCTTCGTGCCCGTGGGGATATCCAAGAGGTGATGTTGGGGTATTCCGATTCCAACAAGGACGGCGGGTATCTGCAAGCTAACTGGGCGTTGTATGATGCTGAGCTGGGCTTGGTGGAGTTGTGCCGTGAGCACAATATTGAGTTGCGTTTGGCTCATGGCCGTGGTGGCGCTGTGGGCCGTGGTGGTGGACCTACTTACGATGCGATTTTGGCGCAGCCGAAGGGTGCGGTGTCGGGTTCTGTTCGTATTACGGAGCAGGGTGAGGTGATTTCTGCGAAGTATGGTGCGCCTGAGACGGCGCGCCGTCACTTGGAGGCGTTTGTTTCGGGGACGTTGGAGGCGTCGCTTCTCGATACTGAGCCGATTGCGGATCCGGATCGTGCGTATGCGATTATGCGTGATCTTGCTGGCTTTAGTGGTCAGAGGTATCAGGAGTTGGTGGGAGATCCTGGGTTTATTGAGTACTTCACGCAGTCGACTCCATTGCATGAGATTGGTGAGCTTAATCTGGGGTCGCGTCCTGCTGCGCGTAAGCAAACGACAGCTATTTCAGATCTTCGTGCTATTCCGTGGGTGTTGTCGTGGTCGCAGTCGCGGACCAATATTCCTGGTTGGTTTGGTGTTGGTAGCGCGGTGAGCCGTTTTGTATCGGCGGTGCCGGAGAAGGACCGAGAGTCACGGTGGCAGGAGCTGCGTGATTTGTATGCAACGTGGCCATTTTTCCGCTCGGTGATGTCAAATATGGCTCAGGTTATGGCCAAGGCAGAGATCTCGCTGGCAAGGTTGTATGCCGATTTGGTGGATGATCCCGAGGTTGCTGACCGGATTTATGCGTTGATTGCAGAAGAATTTGAACTTACGCGTCGTGCATATTTGGCTATTACTGGTAATGAGGCACTGGTGTCGGAAAACCAGCGCCAAGCCCGTTCACTTAAGCGGCGTTACCCGTATTTGCTACCGCTTAACGCCATTCAGCTGGAGTTGCTGCGGCGTTATCGTGGTGGCGATGATCAATTCTTGGTGTCTAAGACTATTCAGGTCACCATGAATGGTTTGGCCACTGCGTTGCGTAATGCGGGGTAGGAAGGGGATCTATACGATCTTTTTCACCACTGCTGGTTTGAGGATCATCTGGCCGAAGCCGTCGATTTTGCATTCGATGTAGTGATCCTCAGGGCCGGTACCTACTTCCGGCTTGAGGCGGATGTTGCGGGCTTTCATGCCGGATTTAAGTGGCTGTTGGGCACCTTTGACCTTGATGGTTTTGGTGATGGAGACGGTGTCGCCGTCGCTTAGAACGTTTCCTACGGAATCGACAATCACCGTGGAGGTTTCTTCTGGGTCAGCTGTGGCAGTGTCGGTAGAAAACTCGTGGGCGCATTCGGGGCATACGATCAGCGGTGGCATCTCGTAGGTGTATTCAGATTCGCACTCTGGGCACGGTGGCAAGGTGTCTAGACCTTGGGCTTGGGTATCAGTCACGAGGAAACATCCTAAAACATCACCGTGCCAAAGTTGCTATTTCTTAACTGTGAGAGTGGTCCAAGGTGACGGTGTATCCGAGATCTTTGACTAGTGCCATGTCACTGGCGATGGTGGTGCCGGTGGTGGTGAGCATGTCGCCGCTGATGGCGGAGTTTGCGCCGGATTGGAAGCAGGCCTTGCCGTCGTCGCCAAGTAGTTCGCGGCCGCCGGCGAGCCTAATTGCCGCTTGGGGGAGGATAAAACGAAAGATGGCTACGCAGCGTTGTACTTCTTCGGGGCGTAATTGTTCGGTTCCAGCCAGCGGGGTGCCTTCGATGGCCACGAGTACGTTGACGGGGAATGAGTTGACCCCGAGCTCACGGGCGGATAGTGCCATGTCGATGCGGTCTTCCATGGACTCGCCAAGCCCTAGGATTCCGCCGGAGCATAGGCTCATGCCTTCGTCGCGTGCTGCTTGTAGGGTTGCGATTTTATCGTCAAAGGTGTGTGAGGTGCAGATGCTCGGGAAGTATGCGCGGGAGGTTTCTAGGTTGCAGTGCACGCGAGAAATACCGGCATCGTGGAGAGCTTGGAAATCTTCGGCGCTTAGTAAACCTGCGGAGATACATACTTCGATGCCGACTTCTTGTTTGATTCGGCGTACGCCCTCGCAAATGTGGCGGACCTCGTCGCGGCGTAGCTTGCGGCCGGAGGTGACGATGGAAAATCGGATTACGCCTTTGTCTTTGTTTTCTTGTGCTTGTCGTACGAGTTCGTCTGCGGTGATCAGCGGGTAAGAGTCCACGCTGATGGTGGGGTACCTGATGCTTTGCGCGCAGAAGGTGCAGTTTTCTGGGCATCGACCGGATTTGGCGTTGATGATGCTGCACATGTCGAATCCGTCGCCACACATCTGGGCGCGGATGCGGTCGGCTGCTGCGCTGAGTTCGTCAAGGGGTGCGTCGATAAGCGAGAGGGCCTCGTCTCGCGTGATGGCGGTGCCGGCAAGTACTGATGCTTCGAGATCCTGAACTGTGTTCAATGTGGCAGTCATAGTCCCTATTGAACACCTTTCAATCGCAAAGATCTGCTGTAACGACTGTGGTGTTCGACGCGTTAGCTTAGGATGATCTCATGATCAGCCCGCGACTCGCCCACGCAATCTCCATTGCCGCCTATGCCCATCGCAATCAGATACGCAAAGCCACCAGCATCCCTTATATCTGTCACCCGTATTCGGTGATGGTGATAGCCCAAAGCTGTACGTGCGATGAGGACGTGTTTATCGCAGCGTTGCTTCACGACGTCCTCGAAGACGCGGCCGAGGAGTATTCCGAGCATGAAATGCTCAACGATTTTGGCCCCCGAGTGGTGTCTATCGTGAAGGAGGTGACTAAAGATTCGAGCTTGTCCATGTGGCAAGAGCGTGCGGATTCCTACTTAACGCACCTCGAAACCGCTAGCCATGAGGCACTCATTGTGTGTTTAGCTGATAAAACCCACAACCTCATGTCCATGGTGGCGGATTATGAGGCTGTGGGTGATGCTTTGTGGGCGCGGTTTAATGCCGGAAAAGATCGCCAATTATGGTGGTATTCCAGCGTGTGGGATGTGCTGGAGCGCAGGCTTGGCAAAGATTTTCCAGGGGTGGCGGACTATGCCCGCCTGCTGAGCATGTTTGCTAAGGCGTAATGAGTAATGCCTAGAGTGATTGCGATAGATGTGCCGCAGCTTCGGTTAGTTGCTGTGACCATAGTGTGGAAGGTGATGGGCGCAGGCGCTCGGTGGGGCCGGAGATAGACAGTACGGCGATGAAAAGACCTTCGCTGTCGAAGACGGGGGCAGAAATACTTGCGAGGCCAACTTCGCGTTCGCTAATCGATTCCGACCAGCCGCGGTCGCGGGCCTCTTCAAGGTCTTCGGGGGTAAACTGCGCCCCCGATGCCAGCATGGCATCGCGCAATGTAGGGGAGGAGTAGGCAAGAAAGACCTTTGCTGCGGATCCAGCGGTCAGTGGTAGTCGTGTGCCCACGGGGACGGTGTTTTGTAGTCCAATGGTGGGCTCTTGGGCTGCAATACATACACGGGTTGCGCCTGCGAGTTGGTACAGCTGCACGGATTCGCCAGTTTCGTTCATGAGGCTAGTCATGATCGGGGTGGCTACGTCGATAAGCTTGGTGGAGCTACCGGCCCCGAGCGAGCTCAAGACTGCGCCGATGGTCCATTTGCCATCGGAGGTACGTGTCAGGATGTTATGGGTTTCTAGCGCTGTGGCCAGTCTGTGTGCTGTGGCTCGGGGGAGATTGGTCACGTCGCACAGTTCGGTGAGCGATAGTGGACGTTCCGCGACTGCGAGCATGATGGAGACAGCGCGGTCGAGAACCTTAATGCCGCTTGTTGCAGCAGGATCTGTGTTAATCTTTCCCATGAGATGAATATTAGCATTCCATTGCGCGGGATTCACCTGTGGGTCGTTTGATGTAGTGGAAAATTTATGTAGAAGAGGTGATTCGATTCATGACCAGCCCCATGACATCGAAGGATTCAAAACTCACGCTCGCTGAAAAAGTCTGGCGTGACCACGTCGTTTCTCAAGGAGAAGGCGACCAACCAGATCTTATCTTCATTGACCTTCAATTACTGCATGAAGTCACCTCACCTCAGGCTTTCGACGGTCTGCGCATGGCCGGACGTACACTGCGACACCCAGAACTGCACCTAGCCACCGAAGACCACAACGTTCCCACCGAGGGAATCCACAACGGCTCCCTGCTAGAAATCAACGACCTTGTCTCACGCACCCAGGTAGAAACCCTGCGGAAAAACTGCGAAGAATTTGGAGTGCGCCTCCACGCCATGGGCGATAAAAAACAAGGCATCGTGCACCAGGTAGGCCCACAATTAGGTGCCACCCAGCCAGGCATGACCATCGTGTGCGGCGACTCGCACACCTCCACGCACGGAGCCTTCGGTGCTATGGCCTTTGGTATCGGAACCTCTGAGGTAGAACATGTGATGGCAACACAAACGCTGTCGCTAAAACCATTTAAGACCATGGCCATTAATGTCACCGGCGAGCTGCAACCAGGGGTCACCGCAAAAGACCTCATTTTGGCGGTCATCGCAACCATCGGCACCGGCGGCGGACAAGGCCACGTGATCGAATACCGCGGTGAAGCAATCGAAAAACTGTCCATGGAAGCGCGCATGACAGTCTGCAACATGTCCATCGAAGCAGGTGCTCGCGCCGGCATGATCGCCCCCGACGAGACCACATTCGACTACATCAAAGGCCGCGAAATGGCGCCCACCGGCCAAGACTGGGACGACGCCGTGGCCTACTGGAAGACCCTGCCCACCGACGAAGGAGCCGAATTCGATACCGAAATCACTATCGACGGCTCCGCGATCACACCATTTATCACATGGGGAACAAACCCAGGCCAAGGCCTACCGCTGTCAAGCGTCGTGCCCTCGCCAGAGGACTTCCCAGGAGATAACGAAAAAGTCGCAGCCGAAAAAGCACTCGCCTACATGGGACTAACCCCAGGAACCCCACTACGCGACATTGCCATCGACACAGTCTTCCTCGGATCCTGCACCAACGCCCGCATGGATGACCTCCGCATTGCAGCCGACATCCTGCGCGGCCGAAGCATCGCCGACTCCGTGCGCATGATGGTCGTCCCATCCTCAACCATGATTAAAGAGCAAGCAGAGGCAGAAGGCCTAGACAAGATCTTCATCGAAGCCGGCGCACAATGGCGTACCGCAGGATGCTCCATGTGTCTAGGAATGAACCCCGATCAACTCACCCCAGGCGAGCGCTGTGCATCCACCTCGAACCGCAACTTCGAAGGCCGCCAAGGCCCAGGCGGACGCACCCACTTGGTATCACCAGCAGTTGCCGCCGCAACCGCAATCAAGGGAACCCTGGCAAGCCCCGCCGATCTGGACTAAGGAAGAAAACAATGGAAAAATTCACCACCCACACCGGTGTCGGCGTACCGCTGACCCGCTCCAACGTCGACACCGACCAGATCATCCCAGCCGTCTACCTCAAACGCGTCACCCGCACTGGATTCGAAGACGGACTCTTTAATAACTGGCGCACCAAGGACCCCAACTTTGTCCTTAACAACGAAGCCTACCGCAATGGATCCGTCCTCGTGGCTGGACCAGACTTTGGCACCGGATCATCACGCGAACACGCAGTATGGGCACTCAAAGACTACGGATTCGCCGTCGTCCTCTCATCACGATTCGCCGACATCTTCCGCGGAAACGCCGGAAAAGCCGGATTACTGGCAGCCCAAATGGAACAAACCGACATCGAGCTGCTATGGAAACAACTCGAACAAACACCCGGCGCGCAGGTCACCGTAAGCCTCGAAGAACGCACCGTCACCTGCGAAGGAAACGTCTACCCATTCTTCGTCGACGACTACACACGGTGGCGCCTCATGGAAGGCCTTGACGACGTAGGACTCACCCTGCGCAAAGAAGCCGAGATTGCAGCCTTTGAAGCACGCCGGCCATCCTTCAAACCGGTAACGCAATAACACCTCAGCCGCAAAGAAAAGTGGGGCTTCCTAGAGCGAACAACTCTACGAGGCCCCACAACTATGCCAGGAAAGCGATTACTTCACGCCCAAGGGGCTCACCAAATAATCCGCACCTGTTAGTTTGCCCTCGTGGAAAGACAGCACCCAAGCGCTAGCCTTCTTCGCTTCAATGGTCTCTAACGGCAAACGTCCCTGAGCGGACAACCATGCAATAGCATCAGGAATAAAAAGACCTTGGCTGACCACCACATGAGTACCAGGAGTTGCAATCAGCTCCTCACAAGCCTTCTGCGCAACCGTCATACGCGATAGCCACGCCTCATCATCAAAACGATCATCAACTACGACCTCCAACCCCGTAAGCTCAGATAGCGGTGCAGCGGTTTGCTGGCACCGCGCCGGGGTGGCGGAATGAATACTTGTTGGGCCGTAAGCTGCGAGCATGGGACCAAGTAGGTCTGCTTGGCGCTGGCCCTTTTTCTCCAGTGGTCGGATGCTGTCATTGCCTGCCCAATTGTGACGTTGATGTGCTTTAGCGTGACGCACCAAAATCACTCGAGTAGTGGTGGGCAACGCAAGACGTTTATAGGCCTTGTCTAGCACCAGGCGGTCCACGTCGTAGCTGAGAAGTTCTCGAGCCTCGGTGTAGGGGAGCCAGCGTAGTTCATCTACTTCGTTATTTTCTTCGAAGGCTTCATCGTGGACTTGGGCGATCCAGTAGTACACCACTTTGGTGCGTTCGCCGACGGGGTAGGACACTTTCCCGAGAAGCTTTCCCAAGTGAACGTGGTGGCCAGTCTCTTCACGGATCTCGCGTTCAGCGGTGACCGGTAGCGATTCGCCTGGATCAACTTTGCCTTTGGCAAGGGACCAATCGTCGTAATGCGGGCGGTGGATTACGGCAAATTCCACTGCTGGGTTTTCCGTGATTGTGGAGCTGTGGCGCCATAGAACAGCACCCGCTGCCAGGGTTGGCTTGGAAAATTCTTTTGTGGGATGAGCCGAAATTGTTTGGTAGCGGCCTGTGATGTCGAAAGCTGACTGTTGGTCTTTGTCTACTTCGTGGAGCTTGTTAGAAGACGTCATGAAAATGCGTGACCTTTCTCGCAGTGCATGCGGTTTTCAACAATCTTAAGCCTTGATCACGCCGTCGGTGGCATTGCCATCACCCCAATACCATCGCATAGCAATAGTCTTATGTATAGGGAGATGCTGGGAACAGATATAGTCGAATACAACGAGTTTTATGGAGTGTATCCGTGCGAATTAGGAGGCAAGTGATGAAGATCGGTGTGATGGGTGCCGGTTCTTGGGGAACTACCTTGGCTAAAGTCTTTTCAGACGCAGGCTGTGATGTCACCTTGTGGGCACGTCGTGAAGAAGTTGCCCGAGAAATCAACACCGAGCACACAAATTCCACCTATCTTCGAGGTATTGCGTTGCCGCACACCCTCACGGCCACAACGCAGCCAACGCAGGCGCTGTGCGATGCCGATGTGGTTGTCCTCGCGGTTCCCAGCCAAACATTGCGTGGAAATCTTGCTGAATGGTGTGCGGATATTCCGCAGGATGCTTTGTTGCTGAGCTTGGCAAAAGGCATCGAAAAAGAGACATTTTTGCGCATGAGTGAAGTAATCGCGGAGGTAACGGGTGCGCAACCTGACAAAGTGGCTGTCTTGTCAGGTCCGAATCTGGCTCGAGAGATTGCAGAGGAACAACCAGCAGCCACCGTTATTGCCTGCACAAACGAGAAAAATGCCCAGCGTATCCAGCATGCTTTGGCGGCTCCTTATTTCCGTCCGTATACCAACACAGATGTCATCGGTTGCGAGATCGGCGGGGCTTGCAAAAATGTGATCGCTCTCGCCTGCGGTATGGCATCTGGCAGGGGGCTAGGAGAGAACACTCTGGCAACGTTGATGACGCGTGGTCTAGCGGAGATCTCACGTTTGGGTGTAGCCATGGGTGCAGATCCGCGAACCCTATCAGGTTTAGCTGGGTTGGGGGACCTGGTAGCTACATGTTCATCGCCGTTGTCGCGTAACCGCACCTTTGGTGCCCGTTTGGGTGAAGGCAAGACTTTAGACGAAGCCCGTGCAGCGACAAATGGGCAAGTAGCCGAAGGAGTTATATCCTCGCAATCTATTGCGCGGCTAGCAGATTCCTTGGGGGTTGATATGCCCATTACCCGTGCGGTATTTGGAGTATGTCATCGTGATCAAAATGTTGCCGACATGGTGGCTGCATTGATGGGGCGTACCAAGAAATCTGAGTAGCTACAGGGTAGAGTTTCCGTCTGTGAGCCAAAATCTTTCAGCACAGAACTCTTCAGAAACTCCTCGTATTAAAGTTGCCATCATCTATGGTGGCCGCAGCTCAGAACATTCCGTGTCGTGTGTGTCTGCCGGCGCTATTATGGCGCACCTTGATCCGCAGCGCTACGAGGTGTTCCCAGTAGGTATCACGCACGACGGTGTGTGGACTGTGGGGGAACCGGATCCGACTCGGCTTAAGACTGTCGACCGTGTGATGCCAGAGGTTCAGTTCACAAGGGAAGTATCGTTGTCGGTCAACCCAAACACCGCTGGCGAGCTACGTTTCGAGGATGGATCGCTTTATGCCAAAGTCGATGTAGTCTTCCCAGTCTTGCATGGTCGCTTTGGCGAAGACGGTACGATCCAAGGTCTATTTGAGCTCTCTGGTGTGCCCTACGTTGGAACTGGTGTGTTGAGCTCCGCTTGCGGAATGGACAAGGAATTTACTAAGAAACTCATGGCGGCTGAAGGTTTGCCAGTTGGCAAGGAAGTTATCCTTCGCGGCTCGGAAACGTTGACTGAAGAACATAAGCGTGAGCTTGGTTTGCCAGTGTTTGTTAAACCTGCTCGTGGTGGATCATCCATTGGTATTTCTCGTGTAGCTGATTGGAGCGAATGGGACGCGGCATTGAGTCTTGCACGCGAGCACGATTCCAAGGTGATCGTCGAGACTGAAATTGTGGGTGTAGAAGTCGAATGCGGCGTGCTTGAGCGTATCGACGGTTCCCTGATGGCGTCTGTTCCCGCCCAGCTGCAAGATACCGATGAGGGTGACGAAGGTTTCTATGGTTTTGATACCAAGTACCTGGACGATGTGGTCACCGCTCACATTCCAGCGCCCTTCGACGCGGAAACTACTGCGTTGATTCAAGAGCTGTCGCTGAAGGCTTTCACAGCTTTAAGCTGCCGTGGTTTGGCACGCGTGGACTTCTTTGTCACCGACCATGGACCTGTGCTCAACGAGATCAATACCATGCCAGGATTTACCCCTATTTCGATGTACCCCCAGGTATTCGAGGCAACAGGTATCGGTTATGCGCAGCTGCTCGATAACTTGATCGAGCAGGCCTTGCACAAATAATTTGCGTTAGCGGATCGACTCCAACGCCTCAGTAATTGCTACGAGCGCGGCGTTACCAGCCTCATGCGGCAGGTTCACCGCGACCGTAGCTTTTTGATCTAATGCGTAGTGCGTCGATGCGGTCGTACCATTACGCAATGTGGTGTCTTCAAACCACGGAACCGAATTGATCTGGTTGAGGCGTTCACCAGCCTTATACGATTTCGGGAACTCAACTCCACAACGCAGCACTACGGGCTCAAAACCAGCCGCAGTCCACACAGCGCTGCCATCAGGAAGTGAAACAGTGGTGTTCTTCCGGTATGTAATGTCTTTACCAAAGCTATCCGGAACCGACTTCAACAATGCACGACACGTCGCAGAGTGCTCCTCACCAGCATGAACCTGAAGATCCGTTAGCGGAATAGGGTGCGGCTTCGTTTCCTTATTCTCTAACACAGATACTGCACCCTCAAGCTCCTCCAAAGGAGTTTCATGCTCTCCGAGAGCCTCGGCATCTGCAGTTACTGCAACAATTGGGAAGCGGTCAACCGAATACCACGTGCGTAATGTTGAGCCCGGCGTGGCATCACCCACCTCCACCCACTCGGCGTTGGCGGCGTCGATACGCTCAGATAATGCGGTGAATTGCAACGGTGCGTCCACTCCACAGCGAATCGTAACGCGCCGAGTGGAATCAGACTGCCACGCAGCAGCCCCAGCAGGCGCAGGATCAGCAATCTGGGCACGCTTATGGCCCAAAACATGCTCAGGGAGGGCCTCCAAAAAATCATGGCACTGCGCAGAATCACCCAACGGGGAACCCACATCCGACATCGCCACCGGCTGATGCGCCGCCTTGTCGTACACAAGCTTCGCACCGGCCAAAACGCCGACAACTAACACAATGGATAACACCAAAGCTATAACGATCGGACCGCGGCGAAAAGAATCATCTGAGTGCATAAGCACATAGTAGATCAGATAGAGAACCTGCCAAGAAGTGGCCTACTATCGAAACCACACCGGACCCCACCACCGAGGAGTACCCACCACCGTGACTGAAGAACACATCCGAAACAACCCCACCCTCAAAGAAGTCGGCGAACAAGCCGCCATCAATGTCATCACAGCACACGCACCAAGCTCCCGCAATGGCGATGACGCAGCAGTTCTTAGTCACGCAGGGGCTAACTCCAGGGCAGTCGTCACCACCGACATGCTCGTAGAAAACCGACACTTCCGCCTCGACTGGTCCACCCCAGCAGAAATCGGCCGCAAAGCCATCACCCAAAACTTCGCCGACATCGAAGCGATGGGAGCGCGCCCCGTCGCAGCCCTTCTAGCCATATCCGCACCCGCATACACACGATTGCAGTTCGTCTCCGACCTAGCACGCGGAATCGCAGAACGCGTGAGCGACTACTCAGCAGAACTTGTCGGCGGCGACATCACCGACGGCGACGCGATCGTCTTATCCGTCACAGCCGTAGGCCAACTCGGTGGATCACTACCCGAACTTGCCCTCGACCGTGCCCGCTCTGGTCACACTGTCATCGCCAGTGGAGTGATCGGCGAATCAGCCGCAGGACTAGCCTTGCTCAACAGATTCGGTAGAGACGGCGTCCCCGAACGATTCATGCCACTAGTATCAGCACACTGCGCAACCTACGTCCCTGAAGGACGAGGCTTTGTCGCACGTGCCGCAGGCGTATCCTCTCTTACCGACAACTCCGATGGCCTCATCGTGGATCTGCGCACCATGGCCCGCAAATCCGGCGTAGTCATAGACTTGGACCCCAGCGCCATCCAACCCAGCGCACTGATGCGTGAAGCAGCCGAAATTCTCGAAGAAGACCCATGGCACTGGGTCCTAGGCGGTGGGGAAGACCACACACTTATGGGAACAACAGCGCACGCAGTACCTACCGGATTCCGAAAAATCGGCACGGTAATCAAACGCAGCAACCAACCAACTCACGCTGCCGGCGAAGTCCTCGTCGGCGGCGAAGCACCAGCATACGACGACGGATGGGTGAGCTTTTAAACATGAACAACACACCACTGCCAGTTCATCCCTCATGGATAGAACCACTAGCGCCCGTGACTGACAACATTCACGCCATGGGAGACTTCCTCCGCAATGAAATCGCCCAAGGCCGTGGCTACTTGCCCGCAGGATCAGACATCCTCCGCGCATTCCAATACCCATTCGACGACATCAAAGTGCTCATCGTTGGCCAAGATCCCTACCCAACACCAGGACACGCCATGGGCCTATCCTTTTCCACACAACCCGGCGTACGCCCACTGCCACGCAGCCTCGCCAACATTTTCAAAGAACTGTCCGCCGACCTCGGCATCCCAGCCCCCACAGACGGCGACCTCACCGCATGGTCGCGACAAGGCGTGGCACTGTTCAACAGAGTCCTTAGCGTCCAACCCGGAAACGCTGGCTCTCACCGCAAAAAAGGATGGGAAACCATCACAGAAACCGCCATCCGAGCACTCGCACAACGCAACACACCACTCGTCGCAATCCTGTGGGGCAAAGACGCCCAAACAACCCAAGCATTCCTCGGCGACACCCCCGTCATCACCTCACCACATCCCTCACCACTATCAGCATCCCGTGGTTTCTTCGGATCCCGCCCCTTTAGCCGAGCCAACACCATCCTCGAACAACTAGGCACCACCCCCATCAACTGGGAACTATAAAACCCCTGTGCCAAACCAACCCCCACCCGCTTTCAACCACTACACTATTTTTCCATGCCAAACATCACGTTCCTCGGTGCACACGACCTTCTCACATGGGCTACCACCGCCACCGCAGAACTCGTAGCGCGCCGGGACGAGATCAACGCCCTTAACGTATTTCCCGTGCCAGATTCCGACACCGGCTCCAACATGGCACACACGATGACAGCCGCTGTGCAACAAGCCCAAGGCGTTGACAACCCAGACGACCTAGCAGCAGTCGCCATGGCATTGGCCACAGGCGCAGTCAAAGGTGCACGGGGAAATTCCGGCGTCGTGCTCAGCCAAGTACTACGCGGCATCGCACACCACGCGGACAGCGGGCGTATCGACGCCCACGTGATCCAAGAAGCTCTGCGATCCTCCCTCGACTTCGTAGCCGCAGCGATCTCAGATCCCGTTGAAGGAACTGTCATCACCGTGCTACGCGCGGCTGCTATCGCTGCAACGAACGCCGAAGACCGAAGCCTCGCAGCAGTGGTAAGCGTAGCTGCCCATGCTGCGCGCATCGCTTTGGCAGAAACACCATCACAACTACAAGTCCTCCGTGATGCAAAAGTCGTCGATGCCGGTGGCCAAGGCCTTGTCATTCTCCTTGACTGTCTCGAACACGTCGTGACCGGTACCGCAACCAGTTACGACCCCCACATAATCGAAACAACAGAACAACAGCAATCTCACGGAACCAGTGGCTACCTAGAAGTCATGTGTTTTATCACTGGGGTAGAAGTATCCCACCTCCATGACCTGCTAGCACCTCTCGGAGACTGCCTTGTTATCGGGCCGATCAGTGATACCTCGGCAACCGTACATATCCACTCCACCGACGCGGCTACCGTAATTTCAACGCTATACGCAACAGGAACGATCACGGATCTCCATATCGAAGTTCTCCCCGAAACCCCTAAGGTTGTTCACCCCAAACGCATCGTTCTCGCGCTTACCCCACCAGGCGACCTCGCTCAGCTCTATACCGACGCAGGAGCCCTTGTCGTTGTTCGCGACGGGCACCACTTTGCCATTGCCCGAAGCACCAACTTAGGCCAAGCCGAAACCCCACTTGCTGACGGCATCGAGATTGTGAACGAACTCGTCACACGATCCCACCAAAGTGGGGCACAAGA
This window encodes:
- the ppc gene encoding phosphoenolpyruvate carboxylase, with amino-acid sequence MGTLCIHHFCRKAELVTAAISDRVREDIRLLGRVLGRVIAQQEGEEVYELVEATRRMAFDVSHGDADPEDLMVIFRDLDITKTNLVARAFSYFALLANLVEDLDDESVEADVSLRKTFAKLKREGVSAADAASVIRSAEVAPVLTAHPTETRRRTVFDTQTRIKQLLKDAHHGGDMQVIEQEMYLRMTLLWQTALIRIARPTLEDEIDVGLRYYKKSLLEQVPALNRSIRHSMRETFGLQLPDIAVMRPGSWIGGDHDGNPYVNARTLTYATRQAAKTVARYYVEQLGELERELSLSDRYSSCSKELLALAEASGNNWESRVDEPYRRAVYGMRARMKSNVDALERPEKTAGKKSSKRTPYATPEEFLRDLDVIDRSLRAHNDDVIADDRLARIRSAVTTFGFHLYTLDIRQNSESFEAVIEEVFAAARRVPGGKRYSELAEAEKVELLIQELQTPRPLLFPGALEVEDAFSADTTKELGIFLAAAQAVRDFGSRSIAHCIISMTATVSDILEPMVLLKEVGLRDVDVVPLFETIDDLRCGAAILRELWSHPFYREHLRARGDIQEVMLGYSDSNKDGGYLQANWALYDAELGLVELCREHNIELRLAHGRGGAVGRGGGPTYDAILAQPKGAVSGSVRITEQGEVISAKYGAPETARRHLEAFVSGTLEASLLDTEPIADPDRAYAIMRDLAGFSGQRYQELVGDPGFIEYFTQSTPLHEIGELNLGSRPAARKQTTAISDLRAIPWVLSWSQSRTNIPGWFGVGSAVSRFVSAVPEKDRESRWQELRDLYATWPFFRSVMSNMAQVMAKAEISLARLYADLVDDPEVADRIYALIAEEFELTRRAYLAITGNEALVSENQRQARSLKRRYPYLLPLNAIQLELLRRYRGGDDQFLVSKTIQVTMNGLATALRNAG
- a CDS encoding zinc ribbon domain-containing protein YjdM, which encodes MTDTQAQGLDTLPPCPECESEYTYEMPPLIVCPECAHEFSTDTATADPEETSTVIVDSVGNVLSDGDTVSITKTIKVKGAQQPLKSGMKARNIRLKPEVGTGPEDHYIECKIDGFGQMILKPAVVKKIV
- the bioB gene encoding biotin synthase BioB; amino-acid sequence: MTATLNTVQDLEASVLAGTAITRDEALSLIDAPLDELSAAADRIRAQMCGDGFDMCSIINAKSGRCPENCTFCAQSIRYPTISVDSYPLITADELVRQAQENKDKGVIRFSIVTSGRKLRRDEVRHICEGVRRIKQEVGIEVCISAGLLSAEDFQALHDAGISRVHCNLETSRAYFPSICTSHTFDDKIATLQAARDEGMSLCSGGILGLGESMEDRIDMALSARELGVNSFPVNVLVAIEGTPLAGTEQLRPEEVQRCVAIFRFILPQAAIRLAGGRELLGDDGKACFQSGANSAISGDMLTTTGTTIASDMALVKDLGYTVTLDHSHS
- a CDS encoding HD domain-containing protein: MISPRLAHAISIAAYAHRNQIRKATSIPYICHPYSVMVIAQSCTCDEDVFIAALLHDVLEDAAEEYSEHEMLNDFGPRVVSIVKEVTKDSSLSMWQERADSYLTHLETASHEALIVCLADKTHNLMSMVADYEAVGDALWARFNAGKDRQLWWYSSVWDVLERRLGKDFPGVADYARLLSMFAKA
- a CDS encoding IclR family transcriptional regulator, which encodes MGKINTDPAATSGIKVLDRAVSIMLAVAERPLSLTELCDVTNLPRATAHRLATALETHNILTRTSDGKWTIGAVLSSLGAGSSTKLIDVATPIMTSLMNETGESVQLYQLAGATRVCIAAQEPTIGLQNTVPVGTRLPLTAGSAAKVFLAYSSPTLRDAMLASGAQFTPEDLEEARDRGWSESISEREVGLASISAPVFDSEGLFIAVLSISGPTERLRPSPSTLWSQQLTEAAAHLSQSL